The proteins below come from a single Microtus ochrogaster isolate Prairie Vole_2 chromosome 8, MicOch1.0, whole genome shotgun sequence genomic window:
- the Ano9 gene encoding anoctamin-9: MRETEMLNRGNFSDLLSQHFTGSRSFYLNSRILLALPLLGDESLQIFVGPEGDCLPLMERGACKLEDAHQWDCVLVADLQTQKYEKQVQRQRQFLEKLESKGFHYKIIKDQKKVFFGIRADSRIFDLYRTLLMKPEDPGPRAKLSNINSIPVTTRIRIVSFIVNNKAKPGDTFEDLVKDGVFETMFPLHEGEKELKRKWARWRNMFRKQPIDDIRNYFGEKVALYFAWLGWYTYMLVPAAVVGLIIFLSGFALFNSSQISKEICAADNIFMCPLGENSHNYQRLSGMCAFAKLTHLFDNDGTVVFAIFMALWATVFLEIWKRQRARVVLHWDLYGWDKEEEEMALQLINCPDYKLKTHHHSYLSSTIILILSLFMICFMIGMAHVLVVYRVVAAALFSSIMEHQVTTVVVVTGAVVHYVIIVIMTKVNKYVALKLCSFEDPRTFSERESKFTVKFFILQFFAHFSSLIYIAFILGRINGHPGKSTRLAGLWKLEECHLSGCMTDLFIQMAIIMGLKQTLSNCIEYLRPWFAHKYRLMRAYKRGIKSKDPDLEEWQRNYRMNPVNTFSLFDEFMEMMIQYGFTTIFVAAFPLAPLLALFSNLVEIRLDAIKMVRLQRRLIPRKANDIGTWLQVLETIGVLAVIANGMVIAFTSEFIPRIVYKYHYGPCAQNRNFTADCLEGYVNHSLSVFYTKHFQDHGKMGSQANVTVCRYRDYRNDRDYNLSEQFWFILAIRLAFVILFEHVALCIKLIAAWFVPDVPQSVKNKVLEEKYQILREKMCFSSRSTDV; encoded by the exons ATGCGAG AAACAGAGATGCTGAACCGCGGGAATTTTAGCGACCTCCTCTCCCAACACTTTACAGGATCACGAAGCTTCTACCTGAACTCCAGGATTCTGCTGGCGCTCCCTCTGCTT GGTGATGAGAGCCTTCAGATCTTTGTGGGGCCAGAAGGGGACTGCTTGCCACTGATGGAAAGAGGAGCTTGTAAG cttGAGGACGCTCATCAATGGGACTGTGTCCTGGTGGCTGAtctccagacccagaaatacGAGAAGCAGGTGCAGAGGCAACGACAGTTCCTGGAGAAACTCGAAAGCAAGGGCTTCCACTACAAG ATAATAAaggaccagaagaaggtgttctTTGGAATTCGTGCTGACAGTAGGATCTTTGACCTGTACCGGACTCTTCTCATGAAGCCCGAAGATCCTGGTCCCAGAGCCAAACTGAGCAATATTAACTCCATCCCAGTTACCACAAG GATCCGAATTGTGAGCTTCATCGTCAACAACAAGGCAAAACCCGGTG ATACCTTTGAGGATCTAGTGAAAGATGGGGTGTTTGAGACCATGTTTCCTCTGCACGAG GGGGAAAAagaactgaagagaaaatggGCCCGATGGAGAAACATGTTCCGGAAACAGCCGATTGATGACATTAG GAACTACTTTGGTGAGAAGGTGGCCTTGTATTTCGCCTGGCTTGGCTGGTACACCTATATGCTGGTGCCTGCTGCTGTGGTGGGCCTCATCATCTTTCTGAGTGGCTTCGCCCTGTTTAATTCCAGCCAGATCAG CAAAGAGATCTGTGCGGCAGACAACATCTTTATGTGCCCCCTTGGTGAAAACAGTCACAATTACCAGCGACTCTCAGGAATGTGCGCTTTTGCGAAG CTCACTCATCTCTTTGACAACGATGGCACTGTGGTGTTTGCCATCTTCATGGCTCTGTGGG CCACAGTGTTTCTGGAGATCTGGAAGCGGCAGCGCGCCCGTGTGGTCTTGCACTGGGACTTGTACGGATGGGATAAGGAAGAG GAAGAGATGGCCCTTCAGCTCATCAACTGCCCAGACTACAAGCTAAAGACCCATCACCACTCCTACCTGAGCAGCACCATCATTCTCATCCTGTCCCTGTTCATG ATCTGTTTCATGATTGGCATGGCCCATGTGCTGGTCGTCTACCGTGTGGTGGCCGCTGCTCTGTTCAGCAGCATCATGGAGCACCAGGTGACGACTGTCGTGGTGGTGACCGGAGCCGTGGTGCACTATGTAATCATAGTCATCATGACCAAG GTCAACAAATATGTAGCCCTGAAGCTTTGTAGCTTTG AGGATCCCAGGACCTTTTCAGAGCGAGAGAGCAAGTTCACTGTCAAGTTTTTCATCCTGCAGTTCTTCGCCCACTTCTCTTCTCTCATCTACATCGCCTTCATTCTGGGCAG GATCAATGGTCACCCTGGGAAGTCCACGCGCCTGGCCGGCCTGTGGAAGCTAGAGGAG TGCCATCTCAGTGGCTGCATGACGGACCTGTTCATCCAGATGGCCATCATCATGGGGCTGAAACAAACCCTGAGCAACTGTATTGAGTACCTGCGCCC GTGGTTTGCCCATAAATACCGCTTAATGCGGGCTTATAAACGCGGCATTAAGTCCAAAGACCCAGACCTGGAGGAGTGGCAGCGTAACTACCGCATGAATCCAGTCAACACCTTCAGCCTGTTTGATGAATTCATGGAGATGA TGATCCAATACGGCTTCACCACCATCTTTGTGGCTGCCTTCCCACTGGCACCGCTACTGGCACTCTTCAGCAACCTTGTGGAGATCCGCCTGGACGCCATCAAGATGGTCAGACTACAGCGGCGCCTGATTCCTCGCAAGGCTAACGACATAG GGACCTGGCTGCAGGTACTGGAGACCATTGGAGTGCTGGCAGTCATTGCAAATGGGATGGTCATAGCCTTCACCTCCGAGTTCATCCCCAGAATAGTCTACAAGTACCACTATGGCCCATGCGCACAGAACAGGAACTTCACAGCTGA ctgcctcGAGGGCTACGTCAACCATAGCTTGTCTGTCTTCTACACCAAGCACTTCCAGGACCATGGCAAGATGGGAAGCCAAGCAAATGTGACTGTGTGCAG GTACCGGGACTACCGAAACGATCGTGACTACAATTTGTCTGAGCAGTTCTGGTTCATTCTGGCCATCCGGCTGGCCTTCGTCATCCTCTTTGAG CATGTCGCCTTATGTATCAAGCTCATTGCTGCATGGTTTGTGCCCGATGTACCCCAATCAGTGAAGAATAAGGTTCTGGAGGAAAAGTACCAGATACTTCGGGAGAAAATGTG CTTCAGTTCTAGGAGCACAGACGTGTAG
- the LOC101995742 gene encoding cytochrome c-like, which yields MGDAETGKKSFVQKCAQCHTVEKGGKHKTGPNLHGLFGRKTGQAVGFSYTDANKNKGITWGEDALMEFLENPKKYIPGRKIIFAGIKKGEREDLIAYRKRAAKEKLRCLIYYKTHVS from the coding sequence ATGGGTGATGCTGAGACAGGCAAGAAGAGTTTTGTTCAGAAGTGTGCCCAGTGCCACACTGTGGAAAAGGGGGGCAAGCATAAGACTGGACCAAATCTCCACGGTCTGTTTGGGAGGAAGACGGGTCAGGCGGTTGGATTCTCATACACAGATGCCAACAAGAACAAAGGCATCACCTGGGGAGAGGATGCCCTGATGGAGTTTTTGGAGAATCCCAAAAAGTACATCCCTGGAAGAAAAATTATCTTTGCTGGAAttaagaagggagaaagggaggaccTAATAGCTTATCGTAAAAGGGCTGCTAAGGAGAAACTCCGCTGCCTTATTTATTACAAAACACATGTCTCATGA